In one Mycobacterium sp. NBC_00419 genomic region, the following are encoded:
- a CDS encoding APC family permease, with the protein MSTSHIGLGGRPLTAAESTGLEREALGPWGVFAQGLAAAAPSVAIASVPFSLFALAGKGASWAVVIGLGLTVLIAITISFQAKRTVSTGSLGTYAGNGLGPGFAYAAGFSLLIGYIGFSVTGTLGGVLYLDAFLESIGLGSEASWFRLLLVVVVVAVATYLPLRGVGIAAKYELIFEVIAISSILVIIVASYVSYGWRFDTEQWSLSHLSSGATIAAGVSAVGAYAGFESVAALGAEAKNAHQNIARSLLRVVLLIGVLYLFTTYPQVLHFDAIDGDKAVLPQLAGITGVGWVNHIVSATVAIAYIVFVTAVSTAAARALFTLAHEGALPRALTRVHPKYKTPWVGIAIVSALAVVFAVFATFSSVGRLVFDVYGAYVANWGFLVSYLLVAIATPIWLRKINALTTIRLLVSVAATLGIGYVIFSSFYPAPEFPFNILPFVFFGLLAVGLLWYFYLRTTRPEVAARLGTIQTLSAAEQQRLIDEGILEVLAEEAPTQDEAAKQDDDRDKQVVAP; encoded by the coding sequence ATGTCCACATCACACATCGGACTCGGTGGCCGTCCGCTGACGGCGGCCGAATCCACCGGCTTGGAACGAGAAGCCCTGGGCCCCTGGGGCGTGTTCGCCCAGGGCCTGGCCGCGGCGGCGCCCAGCGTCGCGATCGCCTCCGTGCCGTTCTCCTTGTTCGCGTTGGCCGGCAAGGGCGCATCGTGGGCGGTGGTGATCGGTCTGGGGTTGACCGTACTGATCGCCATCACCATCAGCTTTCAGGCCAAGCGGACGGTATCGACCGGATCTTTGGGCACCTACGCGGGCAACGGTCTGGGCCCCGGATTCGCCTACGCCGCAGGATTCAGCCTGTTGATCGGTTACATCGGATTCTCCGTCACGGGCACTCTGGGCGGAGTGCTCTACCTCGATGCGTTCCTGGAGTCGATCGGTCTGGGTTCTGAGGCCAGCTGGTTCCGTCTGCTGCTGGTGGTCGTGGTGGTGGCTGTCGCCACCTACCTACCGTTGCGGGGGGTCGGCATCGCGGCGAAGTACGAGCTCATCTTCGAGGTCATCGCGATCTCGTCGATTCTGGTGATCATCGTGGCGTCCTACGTCAGCTACGGCTGGCGTTTCGACACCGAGCAGTGGAGCCTCAGCCATCTGAGTTCGGGAGCGACCATCGCGGCGGGGGTCTCCGCTGTCGGCGCCTATGCCGGGTTCGAGAGCGTCGCAGCGCTGGGCGCGGAAGCGAAGAACGCACACCAGAACATCGCCCGCTCGCTGCTGCGGGTGGTGCTGCTGATCGGTGTGCTCTACCTGTTCACCACCTATCCCCAGGTCCTGCACTTCGACGCGATCGATGGTGACAAGGCGGTGCTCCCGCAGTTGGCTGGCATCACCGGCGTGGGTTGGGTGAACCACATCGTCAGTGCGACAGTGGCTATCGCCTATATCGTCTTCGTCACGGCGGTGAGTACCGCCGCTGCGCGTGCGCTGTTCACCCTGGCTCATGAGGGAGCGCTTCCGCGCGCGTTGACCCGGGTGCACCCCAAGTACAAGACCCCGTGGGTCGGCATCGCCATCGTGAGCGCGTTGGCAGTGGTGTTCGCCGTCTTCGCCACTTTCAGCTCGGTAGGCCGGCTGGTGTTCGACGTCTACGGTGCCTACGTGGCCAACTGGGGCTTCCTGGTCAGTTATCTCTTGGTAGCTATCGCGACCCCGATCTGGCTACGAAAGATCAATGCGCTCACCACCATCCGTCTTCTGGTGTCGGTGGCCGCCACCCTCGGAATCGGCTACGTGATCTTCTCGAGCTTCTACCCGGCCCCGGAGTTCCCCTTCAACATCTTGCCGTTCGTCTTCTTCGGTCTGCTCGCGGTCGGTCTGCTCTGGTACTTCTACCTGCGCACGACCCGCCCCGAGGTGGCGGCCCGCCTGGGCACCATCCAGACGCTGTCGGCGGCCGAACAGCAGCGGCTGATCGACGAGGGCATCCTCGAGGTGCTCGCCGAGGAGGCACCCACGCAGGACGAGGCGGCTAAGCAGGACGACGACCGCGACAAGCAGGTGGTGGCGCCATGA
- a CDS encoding sensor domain-containing protein, with amino-acid sequence MAGVIRPVPAVCTALVIGALLSGCASTVQGTAIRAQGGGVSPANLPELKESDLGRVLLSDGEINGIMGATGIRGGGSTEEMSDNSDAVSDLDCLGAIYGAEELVYKGSDWTAVRDEVLQEPTGDNEHWVEQIAVLYPNSDKAQTFLEQSRSTWSTCENTSIDIDHDEVHSTWDIGPADTGGDVLTQSAEQQDAGGWGCQHAMAAGANLIVEAWACSDSIGDEAKSIVTTMLQNAAKKK; translated from the coding sequence ATGGCCGGTGTGATCCGCCCCGTTCCCGCGGTGTGTACCGCTCTTGTCATCGGTGCCCTGCTGTCCGGATGCGCCTCGACGGTGCAGGGAACCGCGATACGGGCGCAAGGCGGCGGGGTGTCCCCGGCCAACCTGCCCGAGTTGAAGGAGTCCGACCTGGGCCGGGTCCTGCTCAGCGACGGGGAGATCAACGGCATCATGGGTGCCACGGGCATCCGCGGCGGCGGGTCCACCGAGGAGATGAGCGACAACTCCGACGCGGTATCCGATCTGGACTGCCTGGGGGCCATCTACGGTGCCGAGGAGCTGGTCTACAAGGGCAGCGACTGGACCGCGGTGCGCGACGAGGTCCTGCAGGAGCCCACCGGTGACAACGAACACTGGGTGGAGCAGATCGCCGTGCTCTACCCGAACTCGGACAAAGCGCAGACGTTCCTGGAGCAGTCACGCTCGACCTGGAGCACGTGTGAGAACACCTCGATCGACATCGACCATGACGAGGTCCACTCGACATGGGACATCGGTCCGGCCGACACCGGTGGCGATGTCCTGACGCAGAGCGCCGAACAGCAGGACGCCGGGGGATGGGGTTGCCAGCACGCGATGGCCGCCGGCGCCAATCTGATCGTGGAGGCCTGGGCGTGCAGCGACTCGATCGGCGACGAGGCCAAGAGCATTGTCACCACGATGCTGCAGAACGCCGCCAAGAAGAAGTAG
- a CDS encoding type II toxin-antitoxin system PemK/MazF family toxin, protein MASQWKTLQRILIGTEHLVFNEAPKLIRQLQGPQGVQRTIQQGLKMGLDVLLATALAPEPPAAITAGRPVTNNSVPTGHRARKVAYAPDLDGRADPGEIVWTWVVYEDDPTRGKDRPVLVVGRDRQILLGLMLSSQHHGEDPNWIGIGAGSWDYEGRPSWVRLDRVLDVPEEGIRREGAIVDEVTFELVATRLRAQYSWS, encoded by the coding sequence ATGGCGTCGCAGTGGAAGACGTTGCAGCGGATTCTGATCGGCACTGAGCACCTCGTGTTCAACGAGGCCCCGAAGCTCATCCGTCAGCTGCAGGGTCCACAGGGGGTGCAGCGGACCATCCAACAGGGCCTCAAGATGGGTCTCGATGTATTGCTCGCGACCGCTCTGGCTCCCGAGCCGCCCGCCGCGATCACTGCGGGCCGCCCGGTGACCAACAACAGCGTCCCGACCGGCCACCGCGCCCGCAAGGTGGCCTATGCCCCCGACCTCGACGGACGTGCCGACCCGGGCGAGATCGTGTGGACCTGGGTGGTGTACGAGGACGACCCCACCCGCGGCAAGGACCGACCGGTTCTCGTAGTCGGCCGCGACCGCCAAATCCTGCTGGGGCTGATGTTGTCCAGCCAGCATCACGGCGAGGACCCGAACTGGATCGGGATCGGTGCCGGCAGCTGGGACTACGAAGGCCGGCCCAGTTGGGTGCGGCTGGACCGGGTGCTCGACGTTCCCGAGGAGGGCATCCGGCGCGAAGGTGCGATCGTCGACGAGGTGACCTTCGAACTTGTCGCCACCCGGCTGCGCGCCCAGTACTCCTGGAGCTGA
- a CDS encoding LLM class flavin-dependent oxidoreductase, whose protein sequence is MTGQLKFHWYLPTHGDTTTIADNQTDFHLRAQSHLLPTLENLTKLVRTAEQFGFEAALTPTGSACEDSWLATAALAQHSEKLKFLVAFRPGVLSPTLAAQEVSTYQRFTGNRLALNIVTGGEDLEMRRYGDHLDKAARYRRTGEFLSILRGVWRGGEFSFRGEFYQVEKARVAYPVPVEPAIYFGGSSPEAIEVAAEHADVYLTWGETPDQVAEKIDQVRTAAARRGRTLRYGLRVHTVARPSRDEAWTRAEELLADLTAEQVRAAHQRFLHSGSEGQRRMAALTNGQLVDARSLEVHPGLWAGPGLVRDGAGTAAVGSYADVAALFEEYARLGISEFVLSGYPQIDEIAHVGSGVLPVVRDAERAAAAV, encoded by the coding sequence GTGACTGGCCAGCTGAAGTTTCACTGGTATCTGCCGACCCACGGCGACACGACCACCATTGCCGACAACCAAACCGACTTTCACCTGCGGGCCCAGTCCCATCTGCTGCCGACGCTGGAGAACCTCACCAAGCTGGTCCGCACCGCCGAACAGTTCGGCTTCGAGGCCGCGCTGACTCCCACCGGTTCGGCATGCGAGGACTCCTGGCTCGCCACCGCGGCGCTGGCACAGCACAGCGAGAAGCTGAAATTTCTGGTGGCGTTCCGGCCCGGGGTGCTCTCGCCGACCCTGGCCGCCCAGGAGGTCAGCACCTACCAGCGGTTCACCGGCAACCGGCTGGCACTCAACATCGTCACCGGTGGGGAAGACCTCGAGATGCGCCGCTACGGCGATCATCTGGACAAGGCGGCCCGTTACCGGCGGACCGGGGAGTTCTTGTCGATCCTGCGCGGCGTCTGGCGCGGTGGCGAGTTCTCCTTTCGCGGCGAGTTCTATCAGGTGGAGAAGGCCCGGGTCGCCTACCCGGTCCCCGTGGAGCCGGCCATCTATTTCGGCGGCTCGTCACCGGAGGCCATCGAGGTGGCTGCCGAGCATGCCGACGTCTACCTCACCTGGGGTGAGACACCCGACCAGGTCGCCGAGAAGATCGATCAGGTCCGTACCGCCGCCGCCCGGCGGGGTCGCACTCTGCGCTACGGCCTGCGGGTGCACACCGTCGCCCGGCCGAGCCGCGACGAAGCCTGGACCCGGGCCGAGGAGCTGCTGGCCGACCTGACCGCCGAGCAGGTGCGCGCCGCTCATCAGCGCTTCCTGCACTCGGGGTCGGAAGGTCAGCGCCGCATGGCCGCCCTGACCAACGGGCAGCTTGTCGATGCGCGCAGCCTTGAGGTGCACCCCGGGTTGTGGGCCGGACCGGGTCTGGTGCGCGACGGCGCGGGTACCGCCGCGGTGGGCAGTTACGCCGACGTCGCGGCACTGTTCGAGGAGTACGCCCGCCTGGGCATCAGCGAATTCGTGCTGTCCGGCTATCCCCAGATCGACGAGATCGCCCATGTCGGCAGCGGCGTGCTGCCCGTGGTGCGGGACGCCGAACGGGCTGCCGCAGCGGTGTGA
- a CDS encoding NtaA/DmoA family FMN-dependent monooxygenase (This protein belongs to a clade of FMN-dependent monooxygenases, within a broader family of flavin-dependent oxidoreductases, the luciferase-like monooxygenase (LMM) family, some of whose members use coenzyme F420 rather than FMN.) — MSREVHLLAFGSTRSAGPWRHPDIDNSTAAVRRGLIERARTAEKGTFDALFFPDGLNFGPPATWAYKTTEDFEPLTATAALSSVTERIGLVVTGSATLAHPYHLARQLLSLDHLSGGRAGWNLVTSFARAAADNFSDRGVVDHDERYDIADEAIEVVKKLWDGWGEETIVEDRRSGIFNDVNAIQVANHRGRHFQVGGPLGAARSEQGQPVIFQAGSSPRGRQFAARHAEVIFTGQGTISRGQEFYRQIQAEARRQGRAQAPLVTPSLRVLVGSTEDEVRRLQQAEFDYFSPEYQAGWLLEVDVDVTCADLDGPVPDSAFPASTETHQTALAGYRALAADSASVREFLYRTINGWGARVAGTPEQIADEIEAWFVGRAADGFVLADSGLPGQLADFVEQVVPVLRKRGLFRHEYSGTTLRDHLGLPVPQRRVRSA; from the coding sequence GTGTCCAGAGAAGTGCACCTGCTGGCTTTCGGTAGCACCCGCTCCGCGGGCCCGTGGCGCCATCCTGATATCGACAACAGCACGGCGGCGGTCCGTCGCGGCCTGATCGAACGTGCTCGCACCGCGGAGAAGGGTACTTTCGACGCTCTCTTCTTCCCCGACGGCCTGAACTTCGGCCCGCCGGCGACCTGGGCCTACAAGACAACTGAGGACTTCGAACCATTGACGGCCACCGCGGCACTGTCGTCGGTGACCGAGCGCATCGGCCTGGTGGTGACCGGATCGGCTACTCTCGCCCACCCGTATCACCTTGCCCGCCAGTTGCTCTCACTGGATCACCTCAGCGGCGGCCGGGCCGGATGGAACCTGGTCACCAGCTTCGCCCGCGCCGCGGCAGACAACTTCAGTGACCGCGGGGTGGTGGATCACGACGAGCGCTACGACATCGCCGACGAGGCGATCGAGGTCGTCAAGAAACTGTGGGACGGCTGGGGTGAGGAGACGATCGTCGAAGATCGCCGGAGCGGAATCTTCAACGACGTCAACGCAATCCAGGTAGCCAATCACCGCGGTCGGCACTTCCAAGTCGGTGGCCCGCTGGGTGCGGCGCGCTCGGAGCAGGGTCAGCCGGTCATCTTCCAGGCGGGCTCGTCGCCGCGGGGGCGTCAGTTCGCCGCCCGGCATGCCGAGGTGATCTTCACCGGGCAGGGCACCATCTCCCGCGGCCAGGAGTTCTACCGGCAGATCCAGGCCGAGGCCCGTCGGCAGGGTCGCGCCCAGGCGCCGCTCGTCACCCCGTCGCTGCGGGTCCTCGTCGGCTCGACAGAGGACGAGGTTCGGCGGTTGCAGCAGGCGGAGTTCGACTACTTCAGTCCCGAATACCAGGCGGGCTGGCTGCTCGAAGTGGACGTCGACGTCACCTGTGCCGATCTGGACGGGCCGGTTCCCGACTCCGCGTTCCCCGCCAGCACCGAGACCCACCAGACGGCCCTGGCCGGATATCGGGCACTGGCCGCCGACTCTGCATCGGTTCGGGAGTTCCTGTATCGCACGATCAACGGGTGGGGCGCCCGGGTGGCCGGCACCCCCGAGCAGATCGCCGACGAGATCGAGGCGTGGTTCGTCGGCCGGGCGGCCGACGGCTTCGTGCTCGCCGATTCCGGATTGCCAGGACAGTTGGCCGATTTCGTCGAACAGGTGGTGCCGGTGTTGCGCAAGCGTGGACTGTTCCGCCACGAGTACAGCGGGACGACCCTGCGTGATCACCTGGGTCTGCCGGTACCTCAGCGCCGGGTGAGGTCGGCATGA
- a CDS encoding GNAT family N-acetyltransferase produces MTLLDISVTGSWSVDPVASVDHPLIADFLATTPGLGGRKFAADSRDVAEQLDGAFQTRVVRDSGARIRGYAAVHHPHGEQPELLGDFVFDSEVPSDIVDDVVGLTVHRFEREAPGIPGSFFRVILGDDQTDVIDALKRRGAVQEAQFVGVRKPLHNEDRDALAQAGIPGIAVIGWPEIVSRGLGEQVRELQHLTFLEHFGNMSKTPEDWQHHIHSRSFAPDFSNAALDDRGEVVGYVLGSTYTSGTAPGEERTAHTDYIGVRPDLRKHGIGELLLRKIWLAALRRGLTAASLGTDINNRSKAHLLYRRLGYATVSHQSAYRIDSTGTQS; encoded by the coding sequence ATGACACTGCTCGACATCTCGGTGACCGGCAGTTGGTCGGTCGACCCGGTCGCCTCCGTCGACCATCCGCTGATCGCCGACTTTCTGGCGACCACCCCCGGGCTGGGCGGCCGCAAGTTCGCCGCCGACTCCCGTGATGTGGCCGAGCAGCTGGACGGGGCCTTCCAGACGCGCGTGGTCCGGGACAGTGGCGCCCGGATCCGCGGGTATGCCGCCGTACACCACCCGCACGGCGAACAACCCGAGCTCCTAGGTGACTTCGTCTTCGACAGCGAGGTGCCCTCCGACATCGTCGACGACGTCGTCGGTCTGACGGTGCACCGCTTCGAACGCGAAGCGCCCGGCATCCCGGGGTCGTTCTTCCGCGTCATCCTCGGTGATGACCAGACCGACGTGATCGATGCCCTCAAGCGGCGGGGGGCGGTGCAGGAGGCTCAGTTCGTCGGTGTTCGCAAACCGCTGCACAACGAGGATCGGGATGCGCTGGCGCAGGCCGGCATTCCGGGCATCGCGGTGATCGGCTGGCCCGAGATCGTCAGCCGCGGTCTGGGCGAACAGGTGCGCGAGCTGCAGCACCTGACCTTCCTGGAGCACTTCGGGAACATGTCGAAGACACCCGAGGACTGGCAGCACCATATTCACAGCCGCTCATTCGCACCGGATTTCAGCAATGCCGCCCTCGACGACCGCGGCGAGGTCGTCGGCTATGTGCTGGGCTCCACGTACACCTCGGGGACAGCGCCCGGCGAGGAGCGCACTGCCCACACCGACTACATCGGAGTCCGGCCCGACCTGCGTAAGCACGGCATCGGCGAACTTCTGCTGCGCAAGATATGGCTGGCCGCGTTGCGGCGCGGTCTGACCGCCGCGTCACTGGGCACCGATATCAACAACCGCAGCAAGGCGCACCTGCTCTACCGGCGCCTCGGCTATGCCACGGTGTCGCATCAGTCGGCCTATCGCATCGATTCCACGGGGACGCAGTCATGA
- a CDS encoding sensor domain-containing protein produces the protein MRQAPGTAARDLAAVLPSTAEVSQIAGNPLDDNGSAPQRGGIDILPNGIRDNDTARPIDCLGPVSPFMRIVYEKGDVVGAAWQAFSNYGAGQAVSSVNAGVVRFRSDAEAQRMFADFVTRWKSCEGTTVTTFLRDADGTELYEKITGVRVNANVLTATIVNSDNQGDAEFPTERAIEVAADCIVDVDVAVTAGGAAQQTPRDRAADIAGLTAGNIVRPR, from the coding sequence GTGCGCCAGGCGCCCGGCACGGCAGCGCGCGACCTCGCCGCGGTGCTGCCCAGCACTGCCGAGGTCAGCCAGATTGCCGGAAATCCGTTGGACGACAACGGTTCTGCACCCCAGCGGGGCGGCATCGATATCCTGCCCAACGGAATTCGCGACAACGACACGGCCCGGCCGATCGACTGCCTGGGGCCGGTCTCGCCGTTCATGCGCATCGTCTACGAGAAAGGCGATGTCGTGGGCGCGGCCTGGCAGGCGTTCTCCAACTACGGCGCCGGGCAGGCGGTTTCCAGCGTCAATGCCGGGGTGGTGCGGTTCCGTTCGGACGCCGAGGCGCAGCGGATGTTCGCCGATTTCGTGACCCGCTGGAAGTCCTGCGAGGGCACGACGGTCACCACGTTCCTGCGCGACGCCGACGGCACCGAACTCTACGAGAAGATCACCGGTGTCCGGGTGAACGCCAACGTGCTGACGGCGACCATCGTCAACTCCGACAATCAGGGCGATGCCGAATTCCCCACGGAACGGGCGATCGAAGTGGCCGCCGACTGCATCGTCGACGTCGACGTCGCAGTCACTGCCGGTGGAGCCGCGCAGCAGACGCCGCGGGACCGCGCGGCGGACATCGCCGGACTGACCGCGGGAAACATCGTTCGTCCTCGTTGA
- the lepA gene encoding translation elongation factor 4: protein MCSTAPVSILLSCPTALRTPPDQEIPISSFADKTFTAPAQIRNFCIIAHIDHGKSTLADRMLGITGVVADRDMRAQYLDRMDIERERGITIKAQNVRLPWKVGDTDYVLHLIDTPGHVDFTYEVSRALEACEGAVLLVDAAQGIEAQTLANLYLALDRDLTIIPVLNKIDLPAADPDRYAGEIAHIIGCEPGDVLRVSGKTGEGVRELLDEVVRLIPAPTGDADAPARAMIFDSVYDIYRGVVTYVRVVDGKLSPREKIKMMSTGATHELLEVGIVSPEPKPTDGLGVGEVGYLITGVKDVRQSKVGDTVTSARHGATEALTGYREPRPMVYSGLYPVDGSDYPNLRDALERLQLNDAALVWEPETSVALGFGFRCGFLGLLHMEITRERLEREFDLDLISTSPNVVYRVVQDDGTEKIVTNPSDWPEGKVREVYEPVVKTTVIAPSEFIGTIMELCQSRRGELGGMDYLSPERVELRYTMPLGEIIFDFFDSLKSRTRGYASLDYEEAGEQEAALVKVDILLQGEAVDAFSAIVHRDSAQAYGNKMTTKLKELIPRQQFEVPVQAAIGAKIIARENIRAIRKDVLAKCYGGDITRKRKLLEKQKEGKKRMKTIGRVEVPQEAFVAALSSDAAGDKSADKARK from the coding sequence TTGTGCTCGACGGCGCCGGTGTCGATACTCTTGAGCTGCCCAACGGCCCTCCGAACACCGCCCGACCAGGAGATTCCCATCAGCAGTTTCGCCGACAAGACGTTCACCGCGCCGGCACAGATTCGAAACTTCTGCATCATCGCCCACATCGATCACGGCAAGTCGACGCTGGCCGACCGGATGCTGGGCATCACCGGCGTCGTTGCTGACCGGGACATGCGCGCCCAGTACTTGGACCGGATGGACATCGAGCGCGAGCGTGGCATCACCATCAAGGCCCAGAACGTGCGGCTGCCCTGGAAGGTCGGTGACACCGACTACGTGCTGCACCTGATCGACACCCCGGGCCACGTCGACTTCACCTACGAGGTGTCGCGCGCGCTGGAGGCCTGCGAGGGCGCGGTCCTGCTGGTCGACGCCGCCCAGGGCATCGAGGCCCAGACCCTGGCCAACCTGTACCTGGCACTCGACCGCGACCTGACCATCATCCCCGTGCTGAACAAGATCGACCTGCCCGCTGCCGACCCGGACCGCTACGCCGGTGAGATCGCGCACATCATCGGCTGCGAACCCGGTGACGTTCTGCGGGTGTCGGGCAAGACCGGGGAGGGCGTCCGCGAACTGCTCGATGAAGTGGTCCGGTTGATTCCCGCCCCGACCGGCGACGCCGACGCCCCCGCCCGGGCGATGATCTTCGACTCGGTCTACGACATCTACCGCGGCGTGGTCACCTACGTGCGCGTGGTCGACGGCAAGCTGAGCCCGCGCGAAAAGATCAAGATGATGTCCACCGGCGCCACCCACGAACTGCTCGAGGTGGGCATCGTCTCTCCGGAGCCCAAGCCCACCGACGGCCTCGGCGTCGGCGAGGTGGGTTACCTGATCACCGGGGTCAAGGACGTCCGGCAGTCGAAGGTCGGCGACACCGTGACCTCGGCCCGCCACGGCGCCACCGAGGCGCTCACCGGATACCGCGAGCCGCGGCCGATGGTCTACTCGGGCCTCTACCCGGTCGACGGCTCGGACTACCCGAACCTGCGTGACGCCCTGGAGCGGTTGCAGCTCAACGACGCCGCGTTGGTGTGGGAGCCCGAGACGTCGGTGGCGCTCGGCTTCGGCTTCCGCTGCGGTTTCCTGGGCCTGTTGCACATGGAGATCACCCGCGAACGTCTCGAGCGTGAGTTCGACCTGGACCTGATCTCCACCTCGCCCAACGTGGTCTACCGGGTCGTCCAGGACGACGGCACCGAGAAGATCGTCACCAACCCGTCGGACTGGCCGGAGGGCAAGGTCCGCGAGGTCTACGAGCCGGTGGTCAAGACCACGGTGATCGCGCCGAGTGAGTTCATCGGCACCATCATGGAGCTGTGCCAGTCCCGGCGCGGCGAACTCGGTGGCATGGACTACCTGTCGCCGGAGCGCGTCGAGCTGCGCTACACGATGCCGCTGGGCGAGATCATCTTCGACTTCTTCGACTCGCTGAAGTCGCGCACCCGCGGCTACGCCAGCCTGGACTACGAGGAAGCCGGCGAGCAGGAGGCCGCGCTGGTCAAGGTCGACATCTTGTTGCAGGGTGAGGCGGTCGACGCATTCAGCGCGATCGTGCACAGGGACTCGGCGCAGGCCTACGGCAACAAGATGACCACCAAGCTCAAGGAACTCATTCCGCGCCAGCAGTTCGAGGTTCCCGTGCAGGCCGCCATCGGCGCGAAAATCATTGCCCGCGAGAACATCCGGGCCATTCGCAAAGATGTGCTCGCCAAGTGCTACGGCGGTGACATCACCCGTAAGCGCAAGCTGCTGGAGAAGCAGAAAGAGGGCAAGAAGCGGATGAAGACCATCGGCCGGGTCGAGGTTCCGCAGGAGGCGTTCGTCGCGGCGCTGTCGAGCGACGCCGCCGGTGACAAGTCGGCCGACAAGGCCAGGAAGTAG
- a CDS encoding LLM class flavin-dependent oxidoreductase → MSRAPFVLSAFTMSTVSHGNFGLWRHPADRTAHYTDLNYWVDLARLLDTGGFDLLFVADAVGQLDVFGGSARAALAHGVQTPVTDPLLAVSAMAAATTRLGFGITVSTTYESPYLLARKFSTLDHLTGGRIGWNVVTSLLDSAARNILGRERQIPHDERYAIAQEFLDVTYKLWEGSWEDGAVVRDAARGVFTDPDKVHPIEHEGRYFSVPGAHLVEPSPQRTPVLFQAGSSTAGREFAARNAELVFLSDPRPDVVRSRVDDVRRRAVEHGRAPDSVRLLTSVEIVVDSTARAAQAKADELSRYTDLEGGLVLLSALTGVDWSTYGVDRPIEEFDTDACRSILSTVNDPDNPALRQQITLRDYVGKLGGFGGPLFVGDPGTVADGLADYADRTGIDGFNVAYHVTPGSFADVAEYLVPELRRRGLVGSDSGETLRQRIFPSGSAYLPDNHPGSAYRKRISAIR, encoded by the coding sequence ATGAGCCGCGCACCGTTCGTGTTGTCGGCCTTCACCATGTCGACGGTGTCGCACGGAAACTTTGGCCTGTGGCGCCATCCGGCGGATCGCACCGCGCACTACACCGACCTGAACTACTGGGTGGATCTGGCCCGGCTGCTGGACACCGGGGGCTTCGATCTGCTCTTCGTCGCCGACGCCGTCGGCCAGCTCGACGTGTTCGGTGGCAGTGCGCGGGCCGCGCTGGCCCACGGGGTGCAGACCCCCGTCACCGATCCGCTGCTCGCGGTTTCCGCGATGGCCGCGGCGACCACCCGCCTCGGGTTTGGCATCACGGTCTCCACGACCTATGAGAGTCCGTACCTGCTGGCCCGCAAGTTCAGTACGCTCGATCACCTCACCGGCGGGCGCATCGGCTGGAACGTCGTCACCTCGCTGCTCGACAGCGCCGCGCGCAACATCCTCGGCCGCGAGCGTCAGATTCCGCACGACGAGCGCTATGCCATCGCCCAGGAGTTCCTGGACGTCACCTACAAGCTGTGGGAGGGATCGTGGGAGGACGGAGCGGTGGTGCGCGATGCCGCGCGCGGTGTGTTCACCGACCCCGACAAGGTTCATCCGATCGAGCACGAGGGCCGCTACTTCAGCGTCCCGGGAGCACATCTCGTCGAGCCCTCACCGCAGCGCACGCCGGTGCTCTTCCAGGCCGGCTCGTCGACGGCGGGACGCGAATTCGCCGCCCGCAACGCCGAGTTGGTGTTCCTGTCGGACCCTCGGCCCGATGTCGTCCGGTCGCGTGTCGATGACGTCCGGCGCCGGGCGGTCGAACACGGGCGTGCGCCGGACTCGGTGCGGTTGCTGACGTCGGTCGAGATCGTCGTCGACAGCACGGCACGGGCCGCGCAGGCCAAGGCTGACGAGCTGTCGCGCTACACCGATCTCGAGGGCGGGCTGGTGCTGTTGTCCGCACTGACCGGGGTGGACTGGTCGACCTATGGTGTCGACCGGCCGATCGAGGAGTTCGACACCGATGCGTGTCGCTCGATCCTGTCCACCGTCAACGACCCGGATAATCCCGCACTACGTCAGCAAATCACGTTGCGCGACTATGTCGGAAAGCTCGGCGGCTTCGGCGGTCCGCTGTTTGTGGGGGATCCGGGCACCGTTGCAGACGGCCTTGCGGACTATGCCGATCGCACCGGCATCGATGGGTTCAACGTGGCCTACCACGTCACGCCCGGCAGCTTCGCCGATGTCGCCGAGTACCTTGTGCCGGAGCTGCGGCGCCGGGGTCTGGTCGGTTCGGATTCTGGAGAAACGTTGCGCCAGAGGATTTTCCCGTCAGGATCCGCGTACCTTCCGGATAACCATCCTGGCTCGGCATACCGCAAAAGAATCTCGGCGATTCGATAA